In a genomic window of Candidatus Schekmanbacteria bacterium RIFCSPLOWO2_02_FULL_38_14:
- a CDS encoding imidazole glycerol phosphate synthase, glutamine amidotransferase subunit — translation MIAIVDYGMGNLRSVQKAFEKLKFDALITREQKEIENAKAIVLPGVGAFKDCMDNLENLKLVAPIVDGIKKGKPFLGICLGLQLLFSESEEFGLHRGLDIIKGRVKRFPPDLSDLEGDRGKLKIPHMGWNRIKIIKKAPIYEGIDDESYFYFVHSYYVIPEDKGFAATETSYGINFVSSIWKDNIFATQFHPEKSQKAGLKVLENFGRLVEKS, via the coding sequence ATGATTGCAATTGTTGATTATGGAATGGGCAATTTAAGGAGTGTTCAGAAAGCCTTTGAAAAATTAAAATTTGATGCTCTGATAACAAGAGAGCAGAAAGAAATAGAAAACGCAAAAGCTATTGTTCTTCCCGGTGTTGGGGCATTCAAGGACTGCATGGATAATCTTGAAAATCTCAAGCTCGTTGCGCCAATTGTTGATGGCATAAAAAAGGGAAAGCCATTTCTTGGAATATGCCTTGGATTGCAGCTTCTATTTTCTGAGAGCGAGGAGTTTGGCTTGCACAGGGGGCTTGATATAATAAAAGGAAGGGTCAAGAGGTTCCCACCTGATTTATCTGACCTTGAAGGGGATAGAGGAAAGCTTAAAATTCCTCACATGGGCTGGAACAGGATAAAAATCATAAAGAAAGCACCAATTTATGAAGGGATAGATGATGAGTCTTACTTTTATTTTGTTCACTCATATTATGTAATTCCTGAGGATAAAGGATTTGCAGCCACTGAAACGTCGTATGGGATAAACTTTGTCTCGAGCATATGGAAGGATAATATTTTTGCCACCCAGTTCCACCCTGAAAAAAGCCAGAAGGCGGGGCTAAAGGTTCTGGAGAATTTCGGGAGGCTGGTTGAAAAAAGTTAA
- a CDS encoding 1-(5-phosphoribosyl)-5-[(5-phosphoribosylamino)methylideneamino]imidazole-4-carboxamide isomerase: protein MLIIPAIDLKGGRCVRLIQGNMDEETVFSDSPIKVAKKWEGLGAKIIHVVDLDGAVSGEPRNRELVAEIAKSVSIPVQIGGGIRDFKTAQAYFRDGIARVILGTVAYDNTNLVSELCKSYPGKIIVGIDARNGMVAIKGWVEVTEKRAIELAKKYESLGVSGIIYTDISKDGMMTGPNIEAIKEFASSVNIPVTASGGVSNLDDLRKIAKIAHYGIEGVIVGKALYTGAIDLMEAIREVNS, encoded by the coding sequence ATGTTAATAATTCCTGCAATAGATTTGAAGGGCGGGAGATGTGTAAGGCTCATTCAGGGAAATATGGATGAGGAGACTGTTTTTTCTGATTCACCAATTAAGGTTGCGAAAAAGTGGGAAGGGCTCGGGGCAAAAATTATCCATGTGGTTGACCTTGACGGAGCAGTTTCAGGAGAGCCAAGAAACAGGGAGCTTGTTGCTGAAATAGCAAAATCGGTTTCCATCCCTGTGCAGATTGGAGGAGGAATCAGGGATTTTAAAACTGCACAAGCATATTTTCGTGACGGGATAGCGCGGGTTATTTTAGGTACAGTTGCTTATGATAACACAAATCTTGTTAGTGAACTTTGCAAAAGCTATCCGGGGAAAATAATAGTTGGCATAGATGCAAGGAATGGAATGGTGGCAATTAAGGGATGGGTTGAAGTGACTGAGAAAAGAGCAATAGAACTTGCAAAAAAATATGAAAGTCTTGGTGTTTCAGGGATAATCTATACAGATATTTCCAAAGATGGAATGATGACAGGACCAAATATTGAGGCAATAAAAGAATTTGCCTCCTCAGTCAACATCCCTGTTACCGCTTCCGGGGGGGTTTCAAACCTTGATGATTTAAGAAAGATAGCAAAGATTGCCCATTACGGAATCGAGGGAGTAATTGTTGGAAAAGCCCTTTATACTGGCGCAATAGATTTGATGGAAGCGATTAGAGAAGTGAATAGTTGA
- the hisB gene encoding imidazoleglycerol-phosphate dehydratase (catalyzes the dehydration of D-erythro-1-(imidazol-4-yl)glycerol 3-phosphate to 3-(imidazol-4-yl)-2-oxopropyl phosphate in histidine biosynthesis), whose amino-acid sequence MKRSAKVERKTSETDISISLKLDGAGASSISTTIPFIDHMLSLMARHGLFDLKIKAKGDTDIDCHHTVEDIGICLGEAFKKALGDMKGISRYGSQNLPMDETLVSAAVDISGRPYLVYNVKFPRKGLRDFDISLFKEFFQAFSSTSRITLHINLVYGNNAHHICEAVFKAFGRSLRQAVSIDPRIRGVLSTKGKI is encoded by the coding sequence ATGAAAAGGTCTGCAAAAGTAGAAAGAAAGACTAGCGAAACAGATATATCAATTTCATTAAAATTAGACGGAGCCGGGGCAAGCAGTATATCCACTACTATTCCTTTCATTGACCATATGCTGTCTCTGATGGCAAGGCACGGACTTTTTGACCTGAAAATTAAAGCAAAAGGAGACACGGATATAGATTGTCATCACACGGTTGAAGATATCGGAATATGCCTTGGTGAAGCATTTAAAAAGGCACTTGGAGACATGAAAGGGATAAGCAGGTATGGGAGCCAGAACCTCCCAATGGATGAAACCCTTGTTTCTGCCGCAGTAGATATCAGCGGAAGACCATATCTTGTTTATAATGTTAAATTCCCGAGAAAGGGATTAAGAGATTTCGACATAAGCCTATTCAAGGAGTTTTTCCAGGCTTTTTCTTCAACAAGCAGAATCACTTTGCACATAAATTTAGTCTATGGAAATAATGCTCATCATATTTGCGAAGCAGTTTTTAAAGCCTTCGGAAGGTCTCTCAGGCAGGCTGTTTCAATTGACCCGAGAATCAGGGGAGTGCTGTCAACAAAAGGGAAAATTTGA